A genomic window from Microbacterium sp. H1-D42 includes:
- a CDS encoding sugar ABC transporter permease encodes MPGSSHTRRRRGKGIRREGLTGWMFLLPFAILFALVFLVPIIVSIRSAFFNQVPGGGGLYGGGELVDTFVGFENFALAIGNSAFWIGMGRVVVYAAFQIPVMILVALGLALLLDSYIVRRPALFRLAFFLPYAVPGVIAAMIWLYLYTPEVSPFMEYLPAGTDFMAPQTILLSMANMTTWTYTGYNMLIFLSALQAIPRDLYEAARLDGATGFQIATRIKVPMVRGAALLAVLLSIIGTIQLFNEPVIMQGANSWMGKDYTPMMLTYNSMMGELSPSGSGPASAYSLLMAVIAGVLAIVYALLQRRKGDA; translated from the coding sequence GTGCCCGGGTCCAGTCACACGCGCAGAAGGCGCGGCAAGGGCATCCGACGCGAGGGTCTGACGGGCTGGATGTTCCTGCTGCCCTTCGCCATCCTGTTCGCGCTGGTCTTCCTCGTGCCGATCATCGTCTCGATCCGCTCGGCGTTCTTCAACCAGGTGCCAGGCGGCGGCGGGCTGTACGGCGGCGGTGAACTGGTCGACACGTTCGTCGGCTTCGAGAACTTCGCCCTCGCGATCGGCAACAGCGCGTTCTGGATCGGCATGGGCCGGGTGGTCGTCTACGCCGCCTTCCAGATCCCGGTGATGATCCTCGTCGCGCTCGGCCTCGCGCTGCTGCTCGACTCGTACATCGTGCGCCGTCCGGCGCTGTTCCGCCTCGCGTTCTTCCTGCCGTACGCCGTGCCAGGCGTGATCGCGGCGATGATCTGGCTGTACCTCTACACGCCCGAGGTCTCGCCGTTCATGGAGTACCTGCCAGCCGGCACCGACTTCATGGCACCGCAGACCATCCTGCTGTCGATGGCGAACATGACCACCTGGACCTACACCGGGTACAACATGCTGATCTTCCTGTCGGCGCTGCAGGCGATCCCGCGCGACCTCTACGAGGCTGCCCGCCTCGACGGCGCCACCGGGTTCCAGATCGCCACGCGCATCAAGGTGCCCATGGTGCGCGGCGCCGCGCTGCTGGCCGTGCTGCTGTCGATCATCGGCACGATCCAGCTGTTCAACGAGCCCGTGATCATGCAGGGGGCGAACTCGTGGATGGGCAAGGACTACACGCCCATGATGCTCACGTACAACTCCATGATGGGTGAGCTCTCGCCCTCGGGCAGCGGCCCGGCCTCGGCCTACTCGCTGCTCATGGCCGTCATCGCGGGTGTGCTCGCGATCGTCTACGCGCTGCTGCAGCGCCGCAAGGGAGACGCGTGA
- a CDS encoding carbohydrate ABC transporter permease: MASAPVVSSATVTSTASAVENNVAAAKPRRERKPRGADEPPRSVAPSALARTFGIIALIVAMLYFLVPVFWLLVASTKDNADLVSSFGFWFADWNLDTNYDSLMGWTQGLFWRWVGNSILYSVSAGVIGTLFAVMAGYAIAKFSFPGKKIAVGVIMAGLLLPVALLTVPLYIEFSALGLTNTIWSIIIPSAVSPFGVFLGMVFAQSSVPTELLEAARIDGASEARIFFTIVLRLLSPAMVTIFLFIFVATWNNFLLPLMMVSSPELKPVTLGLYGMMSYFSPDKGAVMLGALLGVIPLVILFFTLQRYWRSGLSAGAVKG; encoded by the coding sequence ATGGCATCCGCACCTGTCGTTTCGAGCGCAACCGTCACTTCGACCGCATCCGCCGTCGAGAACAACGTCGCCGCCGCGAAGCCGCGCCGCGAGCGCAAGCCGCGGGGCGCCGACGAGCCGCCCCGCTCGGTCGCACCGAGCGCGCTCGCCCGCACATTCGGCATCATCGCGCTGATCGTCGCGATGCTGTACTTCCTCGTTCCGGTGTTCTGGCTGCTGGTGGCATCCACCAAGGACAACGCCGACCTGGTCTCGTCGTTCGGGTTCTGGTTCGCGGACTGGAACCTCGACACGAACTACGACAGCCTGATGGGCTGGACGCAGGGACTGTTCTGGCGCTGGGTCGGCAACTCGATCCTGTACTCGGTGAGCGCCGGCGTGATCGGCACGCTGTTCGCCGTCATGGCGGGCTACGCGATCGCGAAGTTCTCGTTCCCCGGCAAGAAGATCGCCGTCGGCGTGATCATGGCTGGACTGCTGCTGCCGGTGGCGCTGCTCACGGTGCCGCTGTACATCGAGTTCAGCGCGCTCGGACTGACGAACACGATCTGGTCGATCATCATCCCCTCGGCCGTCTCGCCGTTCGGCGTGTTCCTCGGCATGGTGTTCGCGCAGTCGTCGGTGCCGACCGAGCTGCTCGAAGCCGCCCGCATCGACGGCGCCAGTGAGGCGCGCATCTTCTTCACGATTGTGCTGCGTCTGCTGAGCCCGGCGATGGTGACGATCTTCCTGTTCATCTTCGTCGCGACGTGGAACAACTTCCTGCTGCCGCTGATGATGGTCTCCAGTCCCGAGCTCAAGCCCGTGACCCTTGGCCTGTACGGCATGATGAGCTACTTCTCGCCCGACAAGGGCGCGGTCATGCTCGGCGCCCTGCTCGGGGTGATCCCGCTGGTGATCCTGTTCTTCACGCTGCAGCGCTACTGGCGCAGCGGCCTCTCCGCCGGCGCCGTGAAGGGCTGA
- a CDS encoding substrate-binding domain-containing protein, whose translation MSPRHPSDDRAPNQVDVARLAGVSTQTVSRVMSGQQNVRPDTARRVLNAVEELGYRVHAAAASLASGRTRILGVIVVSTDRYSTAALSVGIQQAAAEHRYTVTTAAVADHASTDAFVEAFDRLERQGAEGIILGVPVELDSPAMRLRTDRTPSTRNERLSMAPDAPLIVDQHAIARLAVEHLLDLGHKTVWHVPGDAYWLETVQRREGWEQVLTERGITPPPLIPGDWTPESGYRAGRTIAAIPEATAVFVSSDEMAFGLIRALHEAGRSVPEDISVVSVDDIALAGFASPALTTVRQPFEQMGRAAALRIIAEIEGEDIPDAADDVHPELMVRSSTAAPRK comes from the coding sequence ATGTCTCCGCGCCATCCCTCTGACGACCGCGCTCCGAACCAGGTCGACGTCGCCCGCCTCGCCGGCGTCTCGACGCAGACCGTGTCGCGCGTGATGTCCGGTCAGCAGAACGTGCGCCCTGACACCGCCCGCCGGGTGCTGAACGCCGTCGAAGAGCTGGGCTACCGGGTGCATGCGGCCGCGGCGTCCCTGGCATCAGGTCGCACCCGCATCCTCGGCGTGATCGTCGTCTCGACCGACCGCTACTCCACCGCGGCGCTCAGCGTCGGCATCCAGCAGGCCGCGGCCGAGCACCGCTACACCGTCACGACCGCCGCCGTGGCCGACCATGCGTCCACCGACGCGTTCGTCGAGGCCTTCGACCGGCTAGAGCGCCAGGGCGCGGAGGGCATCATCCTCGGGGTGCCGGTCGAACTCGACAGCCCGGCCATGCGCCTGCGCACCGACCGCACGCCGTCGACCCGCAATGAGCGCCTGTCGATGGCACCGGACGCCCCTCTGATCGTCGACCAGCACGCCATCGCACGGCTGGCCGTCGAGCATCTGCTCGACCTCGGCCACAAGACGGTTTGGCATGTGCCCGGCGACGCGTACTGGCTCGAGACCGTGCAGCGCCGCGAGGGGTGGGAGCAGGTGCTCACCGAGCGCGGCATCACCCCGCCGCCGCTGATTCCAGGCGACTGGACGCCCGAATCGGGCTACCGCGCAGGCCGCACGATCGCCGCGATCCCCGAGGCGACGGCCGTGTTCGTCTCCAGCGATGAGATGGCCTTCGGTCTGATCCGCGCCCTGCATGAGGCCGGACGCAGCGTGCCGGAGGACATCTCGGTGGTCAGCGTCGACGACATCGCCCTGGCCGGATTTGCGTCGCCCGCCCTCACGACCGTGCGCCAGCCGTTCGAGCAGATGGGCCGGGCCGCGGCACTGCGGATCATCGCCGAGATCGAGGGCGAGGATATCCCGGATGCTGCCGATGACGTGCACCCCGAGCTGATGGTCCGCTCCTCGACGGCCGCGCCTCGCAAGTAG
- a CDS encoding extracellular solute-binding protein yields the protein MASTSRITRTAAVVAVGALSAFGLAACSSDAGDAPTSGDPVTIEYMHRLPDGEGMTAVNDIVKRWNDENPNIQVKATKFDGNAPDMILKLETDVKAGNAPCLAQTGYAEVPQLFVKGLLEDVAGEAKKYEENYSAGAFSGMRVGDAVVGLPQDVGPLVYFYNETAFGELGLDAPATLADLTADSATAAAAGKYVTAFTPDEAHNWLAAQSAAAGDTWFGTEGDAWSVNAEGEGSERVAAFWQGLLDNKQTLSTERWGEGFTAALNNGSLIGHIGAAWEAGFLLDSLDGTPAEGQWRVAQLPDFGAGALSGPDGGSGVSVLKGCENPAEAMEFNNWFNTQIDDLASQGLVVAATGAVETPEKMARQFGGQDVMSELATATANMNPDFPYAPGFSTLSKMNETAAAATTGGAKVADIFTTAQNTAVSSLKDLGLPVAE from the coding sequence ATGGCATCCACGTCACGCATCACTCGCACCGCCGCCGTCGTCGCGGTCGGTGCCCTGTCCGCCTTCGGCCTGGCTGCCTGCAGCAGCGACGCAGGCGACGCGCCCACCAGCGGCGATCCCGTCACGATCGAGTACATGCACCGTCTGCCCGACGGCGAGGGCATGACCGCCGTCAACGACATCGTCAAGCGCTGGAACGACGAGAACCCGAACATCCAGGTCAAGGCCACGAAGTTCGACGGCAACGCGCCCGACATGATCCTCAAGCTCGAGACCGACGTCAAGGCCGGCAACGCGCCCTGCCTCGCGCAGACCGGCTACGCCGAGGTTCCGCAGCTGTTCGTCAAGGGCCTGCTCGAGGACGTCGCCGGCGAGGCGAAGAAGTACGAGGAGAACTACTCGGCCGGTGCCTTCAGCGGCATGCGCGTCGGCGACGCCGTCGTCGGCCTTCCGCAGGACGTCGGCCCGCTGGTGTACTTCTACAACGAGACCGCGTTCGGCGAGCTCGGCCTCGACGCGCCCGCCACGCTTGCCGACCTGACGGCCGACTCGGCCACCGCCGCAGCCGCCGGCAAGTACGTCACCGCCTTCACGCCCGACGAGGCGCACAACTGGCTCGCCGCACAGTCGGCTGCCGCCGGTGACACCTGGTTCGGCACCGAGGGCGACGCCTGGAGCGTGAACGCTGAGGGCGAAGGCTCCGAGCGCGTCGCCGCGTTCTGGCAGGGTCTGCTCGACAACAAGCAGACGCTCTCCACCGAGCGCTGGGGCGAGGGCTTCACCGCCGCTCTGAACAACGGCAGCCTGATCGGCCACATCGGCGCCGCATGGGAGGCAGGCTTCCTGCTCGACTCGCTCGACGGCACCCCGGCCGAGGGCCAGTGGCGCGTGGCGCAGCTGCCCGACTTCGGCGCCGGCGCCCTCAGCGGCCCCGACGGCGGATCCGGTGTCTCGGTTCTGAAGGGCTGCGAGAACCCGGCCGAGGCCATGGAGTTCAACAACTGGTTCAACACCCAGATCGATGACCTCGCCTCGCAGGGTCTGGTCGTCGCCGCCACCGGCGCTGTCGAGACCCCCGAGAAGATGGCCCGCCAGTTCGGCGGTCAGGATGTCATGAGCGAGCTCGCCACCGCGACCGCGAACATGAACCCGGACTTCCCGTACGCCCCCGGCTTCTCGACGCTGTCGAAGATGAACGAGACCGCAGCAGCTGCCACGACCGGCGGCGCGAAGGTCGCCGACATCTTCACCACCGCGCAGAACACGGCGGTGTCCTCACTGAAGGACCTCGGCCTGCCGGTCGCCGAGTGA
- the putP gene encoding sodium/proline symporter PutP yields MSDQIFTYIALGLYFAGMLVIGYIAFKRTDDHEDYMLGGRNLPPWVAALSAGASDMSGWLVMGLPGAIYLTGMIEAWIAVGLTIGAYLNWLLVAPRLRAYTEVSRNSITVPSFFENRLRDRTRLLRILSGVVILVFFTLYISAGMVAAGVFFESSFNGDYLFGMLLIGAVTLLYTLFGGFLGASFTDVVQGLMMVIALIVVPVAAVIAIGGIDETTTLIAENAGAGHLSWFGGTAITGATVLAIVSSLAWGLGYFGQPHIIVRFMALRSPQEAKSARRIGITWMIVSLVGAIISGLVGIAYMAANGIDLADPETVVLVMAQTLLHPFVAGLVLAAVLAAIMSTISSQLIVSSSALVEDLFKVFRADVPKAKTLVMMGRMTVLVVAVIAMVLAITPNDSILGLVSFAWAGFGAAFGPIILLSLFWRRLTNWGALAGMLVGAATVFIWKAMDTGLYELLPAFVLGLVVAVVVSLLTYRHNDEIQQEFTDTGTMLTLPRPHAVGDTP; encoded by the coding sequence ATGTCCGACCAGATCTTCACCTACATCGCGCTCGGGCTGTACTTCGCGGGCATGCTCGTCATCGGGTACATCGCCTTCAAGCGCACCGACGATCACGAGGACTACATGCTCGGCGGGCGCAACCTGCCGCCGTGGGTCGCAGCCCTCAGCGCCGGGGCATCCGACATGTCGGGCTGGCTCGTGATGGGACTGCCAGGGGCGATCTACCTGACCGGAATGATCGAGGCGTGGATTGCCGTCGGGCTGACGATCGGCGCCTATCTGAACTGGCTGCTGGTCGCCCCGCGCCTGCGCGCGTACACCGAGGTGTCACGCAACTCGATCACCGTGCCGAGCTTCTTCGAGAACCGGCTGCGCGACCGGACGCGCCTGCTGCGCATCCTGTCTGGCGTCGTGATTCTGGTGTTCTTCACGCTGTACATCTCGGCCGGCATGGTCGCCGCCGGAGTGTTCTTCGAGAGCTCGTTCAACGGCGACTACCTGTTCGGGATGCTGCTGATCGGCGCCGTCACGCTGCTGTACACCCTGTTCGGCGGGTTCCTCGGGGCCTCCTTCACCGACGTCGTGCAGGGGCTGATGATGGTCATCGCGCTGATCGTCGTTCCGGTCGCGGCCGTCATCGCCATCGGCGGCATCGACGAGACCACCACGCTCATCGCCGAGAACGCCGGCGCCGGGCACCTGTCGTGGTTCGGCGGAACGGCGATCACCGGGGCGACCGTGCTCGCGATCGTCTCGTCGCTCGCCTGGGGGCTGGGCTACTTCGGACAGCCGCACATCATCGTGCGTTTCATGGCGCTGCGCTCGCCGCAAGAGGCGAAGAGCGCCCGCCGCATCGGCATCACCTGGATGATCGTCTCGCTCGTCGGTGCCATCATCTCGGGCCTGGTCGGCATCGCCTACATGGCCGCCAACGGCATCGATCTGGCCGACCCCGAGACCGTCGTGCTGGTGATGGCGCAGACGCTGCTGCATCCGTTCGTGGCCGGTCTCGTGCTGGCGGCGGTGCTCGCGGCGATCATGAGCACGATCTCCAGCCAGCTCATCGTGTCGTCCTCGGCCTTGGTCGAAGACCTGTTCAAGGTGTTCCGCGCGGATGTTCCGAAGGCGAAGACCCTGGTGATGATGGGTCGGATGACGGTGCTGGTCGTCGCGGTGATCGCGATGGTGCTGGCGATCACGCCGAACGACAGCATCCTCGGTCTGGTGTCGTTCGCCTGGGCCGGCTTTGGCGCCGCGTTCGGGCCGATCATCCTATTGAGCCTGTTCTGGCGTCGCCTGACGAACTGGGGTGCGCTGGCCGGCATGCTCGTCGGTGCCGCGACCGTCTTCATCTGGAAGGCGATGGACACCGGCCTGTACGAGCTGCTGCCGGCCTTCGTGCTCGGCCTGGTCGTGGCCGTCGTCGTGAGCCTGCTCACCTACCGCCACAACGATGAGATCCAACAGGAGTTCACCGACACCGGCACCATGCTGACGCTGCCGCGTCCGCACGCGGTCGGCGACACGCCCTGA
- a CDS encoding beta-galactosidase family protein — protein sequence MSTSASPSLTWRDGEILRDGKPHRILSGAVHYFRVHPDQWEDRLRRLAAMGANTVDTYVAWNFHERVEGQYDFTGWRDLALFIRIAGEVGLDVFVRPSPYICAEWSNGGIPFWLSGRTRALRTVDPVYLAAVDAWFDQLIPQLEPLQAVHGGPIRLIQVENEYGSYGSDAGYVAHMRDALTTRGMVEMLTTADGTTADMVRNGSTPGAMGTFTFGTGVPAAVALRREGEHLMCSELWGGWFDHWGEQHHVRSVPSMIGTVDELLAEGGSVSLYMAHGGTNFGFWAGANHDGVIQPTVTSYDSNAPIGEDGTLNDKFHALRAAFAPFHDGELPAIPDAPKRQRSASAPLAPQASLLDVVRAVPVTAQAPMPLTFEALGAEDGLVAYEADISFAASSPISILGLRDRATLYVDDVLLGTFEHDGAHTLELPAKGGEGRLTIIVESLGRINYGPYTGQDKGILQGVVIGRRYVHGWEHRVLGDGVPAATGAVGVAGVAVASLEVTEVADAWLAFPGGAKGLVWLNGFLLGRYWERGPQVTLYAPAPLWREGANEIVVLDTDRLGSAVEIREEPDFGPVEEFIGF from the coding sequence ATGTCCACCTCTGCTTCCCCGTCGCTGACCTGGCGCGACGGTGAGATCCTGCGTGACGGCAAGCCGCACCGCATCCTGTCCGGCGCCGTGCATTACTTCCGCGTGCACCCGGATCAGTGGGAGGACCGGCTGCGCCGCCTCGCCGCCATGGGCGCGAACACCGTCGACACCTACGTCGCGTGGAACTTCCACGAGCGCGTCGAGGGGCAGTACGACTTCACCGGCTGGCGCGACCTGGCGCTCTTCATCCGCATCGCGGGCGAGGTGGGGCTCGACGTCTTCGTGCGCCCCAGCCCGTACATCTGCGCGGAGTGGTCGAACGGCGGCATCCCGTTCTGGCTGTCAGGACGCACCCGCGCGCTGCGCACGGTCGATCCCGTCTACCTCGCCGCGGTCGACGCGTGGTTCGATCAGCTGATCCCGCAGCTCGAACCGCTGCAGGCCGTGCACGGCGGCCCGATCCGGCTCATCCAGGTCGAGAACGAGTACGGCTCCTACGGCAGCGATGCCGGCTACGTGGCGCACATGCGCGATGCACTCACCACGCGCGGCATGGTCGAGATGCTCACGACGGCCGACGGCACGACCGCCGACATGGTGCGCAACGGCAGCACCCCCGGTGCCATGGGCACCTTCACGTTCGGCACCGGTGTGCCGGCCGCGGTCGCACTGCGCCGCGAGGGCGAGCACCTGATGTGCAGCGAGCTGTGGGGCGGCTGGTTCGACCACTGGGGCGAGCAGCACCACGTGCGCTCGGTCCCGAGCATGATCGGCACCGTCGACGAACTGCTCGCCGAGGGCGGGTCGGTCAGCCTGTACATGGCGCACGGCGGCACGAACTTCGGCTTCTGGGCCGGCGCCAACCACGACGGCGTCATCCAGCCGACGGTCACGTCGTACGACTCGAACGCGCCGATCGGCGAGGACGGCACGCTGAACGACAAGTTCCACGCGCTGCGCGCCGCGTTCGCCCCGTTCCACGACGGCGAGCTCCCGGCGATCCCCGATGCTCCGAAGCGCCAGCGCTCAGCATCCGCCCCTCTGGCGCCGCAGGCATCGCTGCTCGACGTCGTTCGGGCCGTGCCGGTCACCGCGCAGGCGCCGATGCCCCTGACATTCGAGGCCCTCGGTGCCGAGGACGGACTGGTCGCCTACGAGGCGGACATCTCGTTCGCCGCATCGTCGCCCATCAGCATCCTGGGGCTGCGCGATCGCGCCACCCTGTACGTGGACGACGTGCTTCTCGGCACGTTCGAGCACGACGGTGCGCACACCCTCGAGCTGCCGGCGAAGGGGGGCGAGGGGCGCCTGACGATCATCGTCGAGAGCCTCGGACGCATCAACTACGGGCCGTACACCGGCCAGGACAAGGGCATTCTGCAGGGTGTCGTGATCGGTCGCCGTTACGTGCACGGGTGGGAGCACCGCGTGCTCGGCGACGGCGTGCCCGCTGCTACTGGTGCTGTCGGTGTGGCCGGTGTGGCCGTGGCATCGCTCGAGGTCACCGAGGTGGCGGATGCCTGGCTGGCGTTCCCCGGCGGCGCGAAGGGCCTGGTCTGGCTGAACGGCTTCCTGCTCGGGCGCTACTGGGAGCGCGGACCGCAGGTGACCCTGTACGCGCCGGCGCCGCTGTGGCGCGAGGGGGCCAACGAGATCGTCGTGCTCGACACCGATCGCCTCGGCTCCGCGGTCGAGATCCGCGAGGAGCCGGACTTCGGCCCGGTCGAGGAGTTCATCGGCTTCTGA
- a CDS encoding immune inhibitor A domain-containing protein — protein MSEQSARTRRRVAAISSAFALVAAGLTAGAIPAIAAPPADPPPPPATIGSGEYYMNYVAPRAESAFDTTGDIRVTDANGNRKGASGGKALERATEHDHKFAQGNPMAAKQLAKTEAKSMKTGKSPKALKKSKTTQQAKLLTILVEFDGTEDFSDQYVPTEFGATPCKPGDVQGPVLHNNIPNPANASHEDNNTMWVSDFSSEHFNKMLFSDDGITERVRPDLTGPDGKPGFDISGYTMKNMYEEMSRGAYTLTGEATEWVSVPHSEAYYGATRCFKNDAGEWEAGPMQDMQGHPDNPNGPGQLPIDAAAALAAAQPDFPWADYDIEDQGDRDGDGNVNEPDGVIDHVVLVHAGEDKSGGGGAQGTYAIWAHSSAVAGGASIPGTDLKISNYIVQPEDSGVGVFAHEYGHDLGLPDLYDTSNAANSDIDFWDLMSSGSHSGPIFQSMPTHMGIWDKWVLGWADPEVINPGDGTKTVKVGQTSRPKKGTEDGIKINLPDKKIVLAEPHSGTEMWYSGADQDWADIRLTRSFDSVPADAKFWMWNDYVIEEDWDFGFVEVSTDGGSTWTEQKVYDEAGGLVSTDDGYGDPNNRMADFGGKKYGLTGSTDGWRHDYVDLSAFAGQNVQVRLRMATDAAFQERGWFSDDFSLTSGSETVWSDDVESGDNGWTATVSSFTDTTGGGWIQDTGTQVKAQYYMVEWRNLDGFDEGLRYGYTTVYSDDAWKVEKVPYNAPGALVWYRDAVYGNTNHVTSNLAGLPSYGAKGGLLLVDSHFDPLRRTGEGAEIDPSVLKNLSSRAQSSNAAFGLQKTYQFEDCVVDASFNEGCTILKPQAAVSTFTDNKGWAPGIEARDDGLYYRLADGSVVVPSVGNAPYTTRVVNSDGTPATDLYGLDIGNTVLGTGNPADSGVGYGTVVTVKKSMQNNTAALITVTAPKG, from the coding sequence ATGTCAGAACAATCCGCCCGCACACGAAGGCGTGTCGCGGCGATTTCATCGGCGTTCGCGCTCGTCGCTGCCGGCCTCACCGCCGGTGCGATCCCCGCCATCGCGGCGCCGCCCGCCGATCCGCCACCGCCCCCAGCGACGATCGGCTCCGGCGAGTACTACATGAACTACGTCGCCCCGCGCGCGGAGAGCGCATTCGACACCACCGGTGACATCCGCGTCACCGACGCCAACGGCAACCGCAAGGGTGCGTCCGGCGGCAAGGCGCTGGAGCGCGCGACCGAGCATGATCACAAGTTCGCGCAGGGCAACCCGATGGCAGCGAAGCAGCTGGCCAAGACCGAGGCGAAGTCGATGAAGACGGGCAAGAGCCCCAAGGCACTGAAGAAGTCGAAGACGACTCAGCAGGCCAAGCTGCTCACGATCCTCGTCGAGTTCGACGGCACCGAGGACTTCAGCGATCAGTACGTGCCGACCGAGTTCGGCGCGACGCCGTGCAAGCCCGGTGATGTGCAGGGGCCCGTGCTGCACAACAACATCCCCAACCCCGCGAACGCTTCGCACGAGGACAACAACACGATGTGGGTGTCCGACTTCTCGAGCGAGCACTTCAACAAGATGCTCTTCTCGGACGATGGCATCACCGAGCGCGTGCGTCCCGACCTCACCGGCCCCGACGGCAAGCCCGGCTTCGACATCTCCGGCTACACGATGAAGAACATGTACGAGGAGATGTCACGCGGCGCCTACACCCTCACGGGCGAGGCGACCGAATGGGTCAGCGTGCCGCACTCCGAGGCGTACTACGGCGCCACCCGCTGCTTCAAGAACGACGCAGGCGAGTGGGAGGCCGGCCCCATGCAGGACATGCAGGGCCACCCCGACAACCCGAACGGTCCTGGACAGCTGCCGATCGATGCCGCAGCCGCCCTCGCGGCCGCGCAGCCTGACTTCCCGTGGGCCGACTACGACATCGAGGACCAGGGCGACCGCGACGGCGACGGCAACGTCAACGAGCCGGACGGTGTGATCGACCACGTCGTGCTCGTGCACGCCGGTGAGGACAAGTCCGGTGGCGGCGGAGCCCAGGGCACCTACGCGATCTGGGCGCACTCGTCCGCGGTCGCGGGTGGTGCGTCGATCCCCGGCACCGACCTGAAGATCTCGAACTACATCGTGCAGCCCGAGGACTCCGGCGTCGGCGTGTTCGCACACGAGTACGGCCACGACCTCGGCCTGCCCGACCTGTACGACACGTCGAACGCGGCGAACTCCGACATCGACTTCTGGGATCTGATGAGCTCGGGGTCGCACTCCGGACCGATCTTCCAGTCGATGCCGACGCACATGGGCATCTGGGACAAGTGGGTGCTCGGCTGGGCCGACCCCGAGGTGATCAACCCGGGTGATGGCACCAAGACCGTCAAGGTGGGTCAGACCTCGCGTCCCAAGAAGGGCACCGAGGACGGGATCAAGATCAACCTGCCCGACAAGAAGATCGTGCTGGCCGAACCGCACAGCGGAACCGAGATGTGGTACTCGGGCGCTGACCAGGACTGGGCCGACATCCGGCTCACCCGCTCGTTCGACTCCGTCCCCGCCGATGCGAAGTTCTGGATGTGGAACGACTATGTGATCGAAGAGGACTGGGACTTCGGCTTCGTCGAGGTCTCGACCGACGGCGGTTCGACCTGGACCGAGCAGAAGGTCTACGACGAAGCAGGCGGTCTGGTCAGCACGGACGACGGCTACGGCGACCCGAACAACCGCATGGCCGACTTCGGCGGCAAGAAGTACGGTCTGACCGGGTCGACCGACGGATGGCGTCACGACTACGTCGACCTGTCGGCATTCGCGGGTCAGAACGTCCAGGTGCGTCTGCGCATGGCCACTGACGCCGCCTTCCAGGAGCGCGGCTGGTTCTCGGATGACTTCTCGCTGACCAGCGGATCCGAGACCGTCTGGAGCGACGACGTCGAATCCGGCGACAACGGCTGGACGGCGACCGTGTCGTCGTTCACCGACACGACCGGTGGCGGCTGGATCCAGGACACCGGCACGCAGGTCAAGGCGCAGTACTACATGGTCGAATGGCGCAACCTCGACGGGTTCGACGAAGGCCTGAGGTACGGCTACACCACGGTGTACAGCGACGACGCCTGGAAGGTCGAGAAGGTTCCCTACAACGCGCCTGGCGCGCTGGTCTGGTACCGCGACGCGGTCTACGGCAACACCAACCACGTCACCTCCAACCTGGCCGGACTCCCCAGTTACGGCGCGAAGGGCGGTCTGCTCCTGGTGGACAGCCACTTCGATCCACTGCGTCGCACCGGCGAGGGCGCTGAGATCGACCCGAGCGTGCTGAAGAACCTCTCCAGCCGTGCACAGTCGTCGAACGCGGCCTTCGGCCTGCAGAAGACGTACCAGTTCGAGGACTGCGTGGTCGATGCCTCGTTCAACGAGGGCTGCACGATCCTGAAGCCCCAGGCCGCGGTGAGCACGTTCACCGACAACAAGGGCTGGGCTCCTGGCATCGAGGCACGCGACGACGGGCTGTACTACCGACTGGCTGACGGCTCTGTGGTCGTCCCGTCGGTCGGCAACGCCCCGTACACCACGCGTGTGGTCAACTCGGACGGCACTCCGGCAACGGATCTGTATGGTCTCGACATCGGAAACACCGTGCTCGGCACCGGAAACCCCGCCGACTCCGGCGTGGGCTACGGCACCGTGGTCACGGTGAAGAAGTCGATGCAGAACAACACTGCCGCGCTCATCACGGTGACGGCCCCCAAGGGCTGA